CCACCACTTCTTCCTGCAAAACTTCCGTATAGCCAATAATTGCATTCAACGGAGTGCGCAATTCATGGCTCATTGTAGACAGAAATACATTGCGGGCTTTATAGGTTTTTTCGATCGCCTCCTTGGCATTTTTGAGCATGACTTCCGATTGCTTCCTGTCAGTAATATCACGAGCCACCCAAACCACCTGGTTCTCAAGCATAGGTGAAATACTGGCCGCAAACCAGATCTCCTGATCATTAATTTCTAGACTGTACTCAACTGGAATAGTCTGCTGGGAACGCAATGCTTTTCTAACATAGGCCATTAATTCATCGGCCTTATGCTTTGGCATCACTTCATAAATGGTGCGACCAAGCATCTCTTCTGGAGCCAGGTATAAAACATCTGGATTGGTGGGAGCAACTTCTAGATACCGACCTTCATGATCTAGAACCAGAATTACATCGGTGATTGCCCTAAACAATGCCCTTAGCTCGGCCTCGGCATGCTGACGATCGGCAATTTGCGATTGCAGACTTTTATTGGTCGTAACTAGCTCCTGAGTGCGTTTAGAGACTTCTGTCTCTAGATCAGCCGTAATTTTATGTAGTTCTGTTTCTGCATGTTTATAATCAGTAATATTCCGCACAATCCAGGCTACCCGATTTGCTGAAATTGGCGAAACCCGCGCAAAGAACCAGGTTTTCTGTTCGTTAATGTATAGGTAATATTCTATTTCCTGGGTGGTTTGACGATCGAGGGCAATCTGAATAAAGCGGTGATACATCTCTGCCTGTTTATGGGGCAGCACTTCATATACACTCTTGCCTATTTGCGATTGGTGGTGATCTACCAGATAACTAGGATCCGTAGGAGCAATCTGAAGACAATAGCCCTGCCGATCGAACACCAGAATCACCTCATCTATGATTGCCAGCAAAGTTAAGAGATCAATTTCCTCTTCATTACCACTAGCAGAGGGTTGAGCTGTATAGAGAGGAAGTTCCCTGGCATAGGTAGCCTCGGTTTGAGTGCTTGCGGGTTGATTCTGGTGAGTTGCACTAGTCTGGCTAAATTGAGCCAATAAATTAGTAATCAAAGATGATGAGGTATTTGTTACCCCTAACCAGGGTTGTGGTTCAATTTGCCGATCGCTTTCATATACTAATTTGAGCTGCCCATCTGGTTCAACTAAACCAATCCGACATGATTTATGAGTGTGTCGATCGGTGGCAAATTTGATCATGCCGCTGGGAGCCGGAAAGTCTATGTTTTGGCTGGCCATAACAATCTGTTCGGGGGCAAATGAGCCCACCACTTCAGCGGCTAGCTTCCATAGATAGATCTGGGTATAGGCAGTTTCGATCGGCGCAGAGGTAACTCGATCGGCACCATAATGAGCCTGGAAATTCTGGACAAACTGTTGATTCTCTTTGCTATCAAGACGCTGGAAGTAGCTGCTACAGCCATAATGGCCGATCGCTACAATTGGGTCAATTTGTTGTAACTCAGCTTCAGTTAAATTCAGCGAAATGATGGTGAAATCACTAGCCTCAACCCCAGTTTGGCTATACTGGCTATAAAAATCGATCGTATTAAAACTACTCATCAGATTGAAAACAACTGTCGCCTTACTCTGTTTAACTTGCTGGGCGATCGCGGCAAAATCAATGTGAGCGGTTCCCCAGGGCAAAACATAAACCTCACCAGCCAGGGTTTGATTATATTCTTGGAGCAGTGCTTTGAGGATGTTACTAGTGGTACGCGAAAAAATAGTATTGTCACCGAGCAAAAAAATACTTTTATCTTCGGTTTGGGTTAATTGTTGGTCAAAGAGCCATTTAAGCGCAGGCTCTAACAATTGGTTGGCACAAGACCCAGTATAAAAAACATGCTGACTTTGCTCTAGTCCTTCATAGGCAAATGGATACCAAAAGGAACAATCGGCTTGATCAATTAATGGAATTACGGCCTTGCGGGTTTGCGAAGAACCACCACTAAAAATTGCCACCACCCGATCGTGATGGATCAATTGGCTTACTTGTTCAGTAAATTTGGTTGGCTCAGCACTGCTATCCCTGATCACTGGTTCAATTGCTTTACCAAGTACGCCACCACCAGCATTGATCTCGGCGATCGCTAGCAATGCCGCATCTCGCATCGGCAACTCTGCAATCGAATCGCTCAAAGAGTTAAGAATACCAACTTTTACGGTGGGGGAATTTGCAGAATCGATCGCCATTAATCGTTGCCATATTAAGTGTTTAGGCAGCAGTAAAAATATGAAAAGCGCAATAGTTACACTTTTTTGATTATTATTATTTAATTATTATTTAACCGGATTTGAACCGACAGAGTAATAGTTGCAGATCAGGTTAACTATTAACACTATTAACTTAAGTAGTCGCAGACCAGGGTTTATAGTTCCGGAAATTTTGACTAAAAGTTGTTTACTGAGGCTGAATCAGTTTCTGAACGTCTAATTAATCCATTGGTCTAAGGCCATGACATCAACCATCAATGCCAGATAAAAATGCCAGATCAAATAGTAGCCGGAGCCAGGAAAACCTGCTTCCATTATTACTATTGCTCAACATGATGCTTTAGTCTAGATAACCTGGCAGTTATCTCGGTCACACTCAACAAACCAGAGCAAATCTGATTTCTGATTTTTTAGATATTACTCAGCCAATCAACGATCAGCGGGTTCACCAATTCTGGACGCTCATCGTGGGGGCAGTGGCCAGTATTGGCGATCGGCATAAACTTGATCGCTTTGGTTTCGCTATATTGCTGATAGATCGTAGCACCAGAAATGGGTGTCCAGGGATCTCGATCGCCCCAGAGTACCAACAATGGCCTGTCAATTTTCGGCAACAATTCGTCAGGCTTGGGGCCAGGTGGGGCTGTCAAAATTGAAGCAAATACTTTTTGAGCGCCAGGATCACAAGAGGGCTGATGTAGCATTTCTACCAGCTCATCACTAATTGCCTCATGATTGCGATAGACCTGTTTGAGGGTACCGCGAATCCGCTGCTTTTGGCGTACCCGATTAAAAATAAACTGCCCCAATCGGCGCGAACTAACCAGCCTGGTAAAGGTACCCATGATCAAGCCAAACACCGGATTTAGTTCTTCCGGGCGATGATTCAGACCACCTGCCGAATTGAGCAAAACTCCCGCCCTGGCCATTTCAGGATGATCGGCCAGCACCATTAAGCACAGTAATGCGCCGATCGAATTACCAATGAACACAGCCGGTTGATTAATTTTCTCTTGCCAGAAATCTTGTAATAGTTCCTGCCACAACTCCAGGGAATAATCTAACTCCGGCTTGTCGGCCGCACCAAACCCCAGTAGATCGATCGCAAAAACCTGATAACCAGCCGCCGCCAACGCTGGAATATTTTTCCGCCAATGGCCGATCGAAGCGCCAAACCCATGCACCAACACGATCGGCACATTATTGCTATTCCCATTGACGCTATAGAAAATGCGGTGGCCACGCCATTGCCAGGCTTGTT
The sequence above is a segment of the Pseudanabaena sp. PCC 7367 genome. Coding sequences within it:
- a CDS encoding alpha/beta fold hydrolase, with amino-acid sequence MIAPTSSISVAPNIDKQAWQWRGHRIFYSVNGNSNNVPIVLVHGFGASIGHWRKNIPALAAAGYQVFAIDLLGFGAADKPELDYSLELWQELLQDFWQEKINQPAVFIGNSIGALLCLMVLADHPEMARAGVLLNSAGGLNHRPEELNPVFGLIMGTFTRLVSSRRLGQFIFNRVRQKQRIRGTLKQVYRNHEAISDELVEMLHQPSCDPGAQKVFASILTAPPGPKPDELLPKIDRPLLVLWGDRDPWTPISGATIYQQYSETKAIKFMPIANTGHCPHDERPELVNPLIVDWLSNI
- a CDS encoding transporter substrate-binding protein, yielding MAIDSANSPTVKVGILNSLSDSIAELPMRDAALLAIAEINAGGGVLGKAIEPVIRDSSAEPTKFTEQVSQLIHHDRVVAIFSGGSSQTRKAVIPLIDQADCSFWYPFAYEGLEQSQHVFYTGSCANQLLEPALKWLFDQQLTQTEDKSIFLLGDNTIFSRTTSNILKALLQEYNQTLAGEVYVLPWGTAHIDFAAIAQQVKQSKATVVFNLMSSFNTIDFYSQYSQTGVEASDFTIISLNLTEAELQQIDPIVAIGHYGCSSYFQRLDSKENQQFVQNFQAHYGADRVTSAPIETAYTQIYLWKLAAEVVGSFAPEQIVMASQNIDFPAPSGMIKFATDRHTHKSCRIGLVEPDGQLKLVYESDRQIEPQPWLGVTNTSSSLITNLLAQFSQTSATHQNQPASTQTEATYARELPLYTAQPSASGNEEEIDLLTLLAIIDEVILVFDRQGYCLQIAPTDPSYLVDHHQSQIGKSVYEVLPHKQAEMYHRFIQIALDRQTTQEIEYYLYINEQKTWFFARVSPISANRVAWIVRNITDYKHAETELHKITADLETEVSKRTQELVTTNKSLQSQIADRQHAEAELRALFRAITDVILVLDHEGRYLEVAPTNPDVLYLAPEEMLGRTIYEVMPKHKADELMAYVRKALRSQQTIPVEYSLEINDQEIWFAASISPMLENQVVWVARDITDRKQSEVMLKNAKEAIEKTYKARNVFLSTMSHELRTPLNAIIGYTEVLQEEVVEWGHEEIVEDLERIRTSGKHLLNLINDILDISRIEAGRVSLYLEDFDVRLLVDELASSIQMQAKKNNNKVVVSCAPDLTDMYGDLTKIRQCIYNLLSNACKFTHDGEITLSVYGLTEPIAEPARDSFGELLTTLQVSQTNMQVEPKAPASSASSDSQLELPQEHHGDRYLIFSVSDNGIGIEPERLPELFAPFTQADNSITRKYGGTGLGLAITNKICQFLGGKITVKSELGQGSTFTIQLPEKFNSSELEPGRSSFL